A genomic window from Anthocerotibacter panamensis C109 includes:
- a CDS encoding NADH dehydrogenase subunit K, with protein MDVAKLINPPQRPEVTSDISNSVILTSVNDLYNWARLSSLWPMLYGTACCFIEFAALLGSRFDFDRMGLVPRATPRQADLLITAGTVTMKMAPALVKLYEQMAEPKYVIAMGACTITGGMFSSDSYSTVRGVDKLIPVDVYLPGCPPRPEAIVDAIIKLRKKIANEDVRERFKQSQTHRYYAIEHQMKLVPEILTGVYLESENRQAPPMLTESTAIPLQTAKLPETQEAPLR; from the coding sequence ATGGATGTTGCCAAGCTGATCAACCCACCGCAGCGGCCCGAGGTCACCTCTGACATCTCCAACAGTGTGATCCTCACCAGCGTCAACGACCTCTACAACTGGGCGCGTCTGTCCAGCTTGTGGCCGATGCTCTATGGAACTGCTTGCTGCTTCATTGAGTTTGCCGCGCTCTTGGGGTCCCGGTTTGACTTTGACCGCATGGGTTTGGTCCCCCGCGCCACCCCCCGGCAGGCTGACCTTTTGATCACCGCCGGGACGGTCACGATGAAGATGGCCCCCGCGCTCGTGAAGCTCTACGAACAGATGGCTGAGCCCAAGTACGTCATTGCCATGGGAGCTTGTACTATTACCGGAGGCATGTTCTCCAGCGACTCTTACTCTACTGTCCGGGGCGTGGACAAACTTATTCCTGTGGATGTCTATCTGCCGGGATGCCCCCCGAGGCCCGAAGCCATCGTCGATGCCATCATCAAATTGCGCAAGAAGATTGCTAACGAGGACGTGCGCGAACGCTTTAAGCAGTCCCAAACGCACCGTTACTACGCCATTGAGCACCAAATGAAGTTGGTGCCTGAGATTTTGACCGGAGTCTACCTCGAGTCGGAGAACCGGCAAGCCCCGCCCATGCTCACCGAATCGACCGCCATTCCTCTGCAAACAGCGAAATTGCCCGAGACCCAAGAAGCACCACTCCGTTAA
- a CDS encoding class I SAM-dependent methyltransferase, protein MTEEWYTQSLEQKKGWYGNAAQAYNWARPRYPEALISHAITLAQLPPGAKCLELGCGPGVATVAFARRGFALVGLEPNPQLCQLAQENCVPYPLVTIRNTSFEEWELEPETFHAVLSATSFHWVSAEVRYHKTAAALQPQGLLILLWNMWVQPAYEVVQALGEVYKVHAPTLGQYVESKIQEDFLQEFSRTIPGSKLFKDLITEQILCEDTYTSERYLALLSTYSGYLALEASARQALFDGLREVLERAYGGNISVSYLSVLQMAYKV, encoded by the coding sequence GTGACTGAGGAATGGTATACCCAAAGCCTAGAGCAGAAAAAAGGTTGGTATGGTAACGCCGCCCAAGCCTACAACTGGGCACGCCCCCGCTATCCCGAAGCACTGATTTCCCACGCTATCACCTTAGCCCAACTACCTCCGGGAGCGAAATGCCTGGAATTGGGTTGTGGTCCCGGAGTAGCTACGGTTGCCTTTGCCCGACGGGGCTTTGCATTAGTCGGTTTGGAACCTAACCCGCAGCTATGTCAACTAGCCCAGGAAAACTGCGTTCCCTATCCCTTAGTTACTATTAGAAATACCTCCTTTGAAGAGTGGGAACTGGAACCGGAAACTTTTCATGCTGTTCTGTCGGCTACATCCTTTCATTGGGTTTCGGCAGAGGTCCGTTACCACAAAACAGCAGCAGCTTTGCAACCCCAGGGTTTGCTGATTTTGTTGTGGAATATGTGGGTCCAGCCAGCATATGAAGTAGTCCAGGCGCTAGGTGAAGTCTATAAAGTTCACGCCCCAACCTTGGGACAGTATGTGGAAAGCAAGATTCAAGAAGATTTCCTCCAGGAGTTTAGCCGGACTATTCCCGGCTCAAAGTTGTTTAAAGATTTGATTACAGAACAGATCCTCTGTGAGGACACCTATACTAGCGAACGGTATCTCGCCCTCCTGAGTACCTATTCGGGGTATTTAGCCTTGGAAGCATCCGCAAGACAAGCCCTGTTCGACGGATTGCGCGAGGTTCTGGAAAGAGCGTATGGCGGCAATATTTCTGTCTCCTATCTCTCGGTGTTACAGATGGCTTATAAGGTCTAA
- a CDS encoding superoxide dismutase — protein sequence MATSVYEYKAVPITSLGLLGLSDEQIKQHEKLYNGYVTNVNKLNTEIAQLLGASKEASPEFAELKRRLGFEYNGMILHELYFSNMKSDGGELPSSSPLFARIVESFGSYETWEKDFKGVAKMRGVGWAILYQNPANGLLSNHWITLHEEGHPAGYVPILIMDIWEHAFTVDYAPTERAKYIDAFFKNIDWTVAANRLVQIHP from the coding sequence ATGGCAACGAGTGTTTACGAATACAAGGCGGTGCCCATCACCTCGCTGGGCCTACTGGGTTTATCGGATGAGCAGATCAAGCAGCACGAGAAGCTCTACAACGGCTATGTAACCAACGTCAACAAGCTCAATACTGAGATTGCCCAACTGCTTGGTGCCAGTAAAGAGGCTTCACCAGAGTTTGCAGAACTCAAGCGCCGCCTGGGTTTTGAGTACAACGGCATGATCCTCCACGAGTTGTACTTCAGCAACATGAAGAGCGATGGCGGAGAACTGCCTTCTTCCTCTCCTTTGTTTGCGCGGATTGTGGAGAGCTTTGGTTCCTACGAGACCTGGGAAAAAGACTTCAAGGGCGTGGCAAAAATGCGCGGGGTTGGCTGGGCGATCCTCTACCAAAACCCCGCCAACGGGCTGTTGAGCAACCACTGGATCACGCTGCATGAAGAAGGGCACCCCGCTGGGTACGTCCCCATCCTGATCATGGACATCTGGGAACACGCCTTCACCGTGGACTACGCGCCTACGGAGCGGGCTAAGTACATCGATGCCTTCTTCAAGAACATCGACTGGACCGTAGCCGCCAATCGACTGGTTCAGATTCATCCCTGA
- a CDS encoding cupin domain-containing protein — protein MTDTSVQKIDSTFSPKGKMGQKYLAAGIHVGMRLWEEEAPGYDKPVTQRDYETVGYVIAGRAELHLEDQVVLLMPGDSWIVPRGARHTYKILEPFTAVEATCPPAQVHGRDD, from the coding sequence ATGACCGATACTAGTGTTCAAAAAATTGACTCGACCTTCTCCCCCAAGGGCAAAATGGGCCAAAAGTATTTGGCTGCGGGCATCCACGTGGGGATGCGCCTTTGGGAAGAGGAAGCACCGGGGTACGACAAGCCCGTAACCCAACGCGACTACGAGACGGTAGGATACGTTATTGCGGGTCGGGCGGAGTTGCACCTTGAGGATCAGGTGGTTTTGCTCATGCCGGGAGATTCGTGGATAGTACCCCGAGGAGCGCGTCACACTTATAAAATTCTGGAGCCCTTTACGGCAGTCGAAGCGACCTGCCCACCGGCGCAGGTCCATGGGCGGGATGACTGA
- a CDS encoding GNAT family N-acetyltransferase: MQRITRATAQDAHVLCEVAKRSFFEAFGAQSRPEDMAAYLAAAFSPKQQAMELADPCITVFLATLDAATVGYAMLHDHACPACITGPKPIELARLYVLQEWIGCGVGKALMQTCLEQATQAGYTTLWLGVWEHNLRARAFYRRWDFSEVGQHGFLLGSDLQKDLLMERRLPVTGTNTLSATRL; this comes from the coding sequence ATGCAGCGCATAACCCGTGCCACAGCGCAAGATGCCCATGTCCTCTGTGAAGTGGCTAAGCGCTCCTTCTTTGAAGCTTTTGGCGCACAGAGTAGACCTGAGGATATGGCTGCTTATTTAGCCGCTGCGTTCAGCCCTAAGCAACAGGCGATGGAGTTGGCTGACCCGTGCATTACGGTCTTCCTCGCAACTTTGGACGCCGCTACGGTAGGCTATGCCATGCTTCATGACCATGCCTGTCCAGCCTGTATAACAGGTCCAAAGCCTATAGAACTGGCACGGCTTTACGTGCTTCAGGAGTGGATAGGATGCGGTGTGGGCAAAGCCTTAATGCAGACGTGCCTTGAGCAAGCTACTCAGGCGGGCTACACAACCCTCTGGCTCGGCGTCTGGGAGCACAATCTCAGAGCGCGTGCCTTTTATCGGCGATGGGATTTTTCTGAAGTCGGTCAGCATGGATTTCTGTTAGGTTCCGACCTCCAAAAAGACTTGCTGATGGAGCGGAGGCTTCCCGTTACGGGGACTAACACGCTGTCAGCGACACGGCTCTGA
- a CDS encoding NUDIX hydrolase — protein MEWKVLDSTYVLYHRWMKVRRDTCLLPNGEVIDDYFWVESPDNTLVVALTPAAEVLLVRQYKPAAQRVLIEFPGGVVDPGEDPLAGAQRELREETGFGGGEWQSLGTFWADPSKKSAQSHLFLAQGVTLIAQPRRDATEEIQLLYRPWLELVADSCAIQVSSSVVALTLAQRYLHHAP, from the coding sequence ATGGAATGGAAGGTCCTCGACTCAACCTATGTGCTCTATCATCGCTGGATGAAAGTCCGCCGTGACACCTGCTTGCTCCCTAACGGGGAGGTCATCGACGACTATTTCTGGGTCGAGAGCCCGGACAATACCTTGGTTGTCGCGCTGACTCCTGCCGCTGAAGTCCTCCTGGTACGTCAGTACAAACCCGCCGCACAACGGGTTCTGATCGAGTTTCCGGGGGGTGTGGTGGACCCCGGTGAAGACCCCTTGGCGGGCGCTCAGCGCGAATTGCGCGAGGAGACGGGCTTTGGGGGCGGGGAGTGGCAGTCTCTAGGCACGTTTTGGGCCGACCCTAGCAAGAAGAGCGCCCAAAGCCACCTCTTTCTTGCCCAAGGGGTGACGCTCATAGCGCAACCCCGACGCGACGCCACAGAGGAGATCCAACTGCTGTACCGCCCTTGGTTGGAATTGGTCGCAGACTCCTGTGCCATTCAGGTCAGCAGCTCGGTGGTCGCGCTCACTTTGGCCCAACGCTATCTCCACCATGCCCCTTGA
- a CDS encoding ABC transporter permease, producing MNPGRVLAIASNAFRETIRDRVLLLVGFFVVLLAIGNYLLPNLAATEGYKIVLDASLGAIHLFSLVIAVFVGTSLIRKEVEKRTIFTLVSKPLSRAEFLLGKHLGLGAVLGVLLGLMTACFLILYLGTFKGLDLSLPGLLTAICFSYVELLLIVAAALFFGSFTSSVLATLFTFSLYLAGHFSQSLLQLGALSKNEFVQNLTRVAYVILPDLERFNLREGAAFGLLPAPWEMAGTLVYGFFYIAFLLSAAHLLFARREF from the coding sequence ATGAATCCGGGTCGTGTTCTGGCTATTGCAAGCAACGCCTTCCGCGAGACCATCCGTGACCGGGTGCTGTTGCTGGTCGGTTTTTTCGTCGTACTGCTGGCGATCGGGAACTATCTGCTGCCCAACCTAGCGGCGACAGAAGGCTACAAGATCGTCCTCGATGCGAGTCTGGGGGCAATTCACCTGTTTAGCTTGGTCATTGCTGTCTTTGTAGGCACGAGCCTGATTCGTAAAGAAGTCGAGAAGCGGACGATTTTCACCTTGGTCTCGAAGCCCTTGAGCCGTGCTGAATTTCTGCTGGGTAAGCACCTCGGGTTGGGGGCGGTCTTGGGGGTTTTGTTGGGCTTGATGACCGCTTGTTTTCTTATCCTCTATCTAGGTACTTTTAAGGGGCTCGACCTGTCGCTGCCGGGGCTCCTCACTGCTATTTGCTTCTCCTATGTCGAACTGCTGTTGATCGTAGCGGCGGCGCTTTTCTTTGGTAGTTTTACCAGTTCGGTGCTGGCGACCTTGTTTACCTTCTCTTTGTATCTAGCGGGTCATTTTAGCCAGAGTCTGTTGCAGTTGGGGGCTTTGAGCAAGAATGAATTCGTCCAGAATCTGACTCGGGTGGCCTATGTCATCCTGCCGGACTTGGAGCGCTTCAACCTGCGCGAGGGTGCGGCTTTTGGTCTGCTGCCCGCGCCTTGGGAGATGGCGGGGACCCTGGTTTATGGCTTCTTTTATATCGCGTTTTTGTTGAGTGCTGCCCATCTACTTTTTGCTCGCCGCGAATTTTAG
- a CDS encoding PP2C family protein-serine/threonine phosphatase: MSFSVPPLQPEVLPQPNPYASRELEAQAAREQRKIQDLLASLGFALRSFNNLNQLLELVPFMACRVTDAHAGMIVLFKDNRLRMEHIYCPQYPTLQELQRAFVLLGDEPVPSDSTVLDTRLREFLNPNLSLFGTPILVKSTVRGYLWVLSQEEGYEWSESKQKLLRLVADQTAVAIQNEELHAQLRSQKNLVREIDIGSEIQERLLPKTCPAIPGLDVAARCENASKVGGDYYDFIPILHTERWGLVLGDVMGKGVPAGLLMMMTRGTLRSEVLREEPPDQILTHLNRVMYQDLENSNRFVTLFYAEYEPSSRRLSFCNAAHPRPLYWQARTGKFYPLEEAGTLIGLNPDTTYTQETMYLEEGDVLVCYTDGFPEAANYENKRYGEEHWSRDVEWAAAHHDTPEQILDYLFHKVHEFCGDTPTDDMTMMVLKAR; the protein is encoded by the coding sequence ATGTCGTTCTCCGTGCCTCCGCTACAGCCAGAGGTTTTGCCCCAACCAAACCCCTACGCGTCTCGGGAACTGGAGGCGCAAGCCGCCCGTGAGCAGCGCAAGATCCAGGACTTGCTCGCCTCGCTGGGCTTTGCCCTACGCAGCTTTAATAATCTTAACCAACTCTTGGAACTCGTTCCCTTTATGGCCTGCCGGGTGACTGATGCCCATGCTGGGATGATCGTCTTGTTTAAAGATAACCGTCTGCGGATGGAGCACATCTACTGTCCTCAATACCCCACGCTTCAAGAGTTACAGCGGGCTTTTGTCCTGTTGGGCGACGAGCCGGTACCCAGCGACAGTACCGTGCTCGATACGCGCCTACGGGAGTTCCTCAACCCCAATCTCAGTTTGTTTGGTACCCCGATCCTGGTCAAAAGTACCGTGCGCGGCTATCTGTGGGTACTCAGTCAGGAAGAGGGCTACGAGTGGAGCGAGAGCAAGCAAAAATTGCTCCGTCTGGTGGCGGACCAGACCGCAGTCGCCATCCAGAACGAAGAACTGCACGCCCAACTGCGCTCCCAAAAGAATCTGGTCCGTGAGATTGACATCGGCTCTGAGATCCAGGAGCGACTGTTACCCAAAACGTGTCCTGCTATTCCGGGGCTCGATGTGGCTGCCCGCTGCGAGAATGCCTCCAAGGTGGGCGGTGACTACTACGACTTCATCCCCATCCTTCATACCGAGCGTTGGGGGCTGGTCCTGGGGGATGTGATGGGCAAAGGGGTCCCCGCCGGACTTTTGATGATGATGACTCGGGGCACCCTGCGCTCCGAAGTCCTGCGTGAAGAGCCACCCGACCAGATCCTTACCCATCTCAATCGGGTGATGTACCAGGATTTGGAGAATTCCAACCGTTTTGTGACCTTGTTTTACGCCGAGTACGAACCTAGCTCCCGCCGTCTGAGCTTCTGCAATGCCGCCCACCCCCGCCCCCTCTACTGGCAGGCGCGGACCGGAAAGTTTTATCCTCTGGAGGAGGCGGGTACACTCATAGGGTTGAACCCTGACACCACCTACACCCAAGAGACGATGTATCTGGAGGAGGGCGATGTCTTGGTCTGCTACACCGATGGCTTCCCGGAAGCTGCTAACTACGAGAACAAGCGCTACGGGGAAGAGCATTGGTCTCGAGATGTGGAATGGGCGGCAGCACACCACGATACCCCAGAGCAGATCCTCGACTATCTCTTCCATAAGGTCCACGAGTTCTGCGGCGACACCCCCACCGATGACATGACGATGATGGTGCTTAAGGCGCGATGA
- the argH gene encoding argininosuccinate lyase, producing MRGPGRFDQPLDPLVAAFNASIGFDRELLPYDLAGSRAHVRMLTKVGLVTPQEGELLLGGLDRIEQEWQEGQFNPGVDQEDIHSAVENHLTQQLGAVGKKLHTARSRNDQVATDLRLYTLDHSGRIIGHLTTLMGVLLALAQKHVETLIPAYTHLQRAQPVSLAHHWLAYFEMFDRDRARLTDCIERMNILPLGSGALAGTTLPIDRAYTAALLGFRAPCENSLDGVSDRDFVVELLSALSLIMAHLSRLSEELILWSSREFGFIQLTDRCATGSSLMPQKKNPDVPELIRGKSGRVYGHLMGMLTVLKSLPLAYNKDLQEDKEPLFDTVRTVETCLEIMTLFLTEGFTLDTARLAQAVEEDYSNATDAADYLVRKGLPFREAYYIVGALVRSSLANGKLLKDLSLREWQTFHPLFEADIYEAISPKQVVSARNSYGGTGFAQVREALARAQARLG from the coding sequence ATGCGCGGACCGGGACGTTTTGACCAACCCCTTGACCCGCTGGTTGCCGCATTTAACGCCAGCATCGGGTTTGACCGAGAACTTTTGCCCTATGACTTGGCGGGGTCGCGTGCCCATGTGCGGATGCTGACCAAGGTGGGTCTGGTGACGCCGCAAGAGGGCGAACTTTTACTCGGCGGGCTTGACCGGATCGAACAGGAATGGCAGGAGGGTCAGTTCAATCCGGGTGTAGACCAGGAAGATATCCACTCTGCGGTCGAAAACCACCTCACGCAACAGTTGGGTGCTGTCGGGAAAAAACTGCACACCGCCCGCTCCCGCAACGATCAGGTGGCAACCGACCTACGGCTCTACACGTTGGACCACAGCGGGCGTATTATCGGGCATTTGACCACGTTGATGGGAGTTTTGCTAGCGTTGGCCCAAAAGCATGTCGAGACCTTGATTCCTGCCTACACGCACCTGCAACGGGCTCAACCTGTGAGCCTCGCCCACCATTGGCTGGCTTATTTTGAAATGTTTGACCGCGACCGGGCGCGCTTGACAGACTGCATAGAGCGGATGAATATTTTACCTCTGGGCTCTGGGGCTTTAGCCGGGACGACCCTGCCCATTGACCGGGCTTACACCGCCGCATTACTGGGGTTTAGGGCTCCTTGCGAGAATTCCCTGGACGGGGTGAGCGACCGGGATTTTGTAGTCGAGTTGCTCAGCGCCTTGAGCCTGATCATGGCGCACCTGAGCCGTCTGAGCGAAGAGCTGATCCTGTGGTCGAGCCGGGAATTTGGCTTTATCCAACTCACCGACCGCTGTGCCACGGGCTCTAGCCTCATGCCCCAAAAGAAAAATCCCGATGTCCCGGAACTGATTCGGGGCAAATCAGGACGGGTCTATGGGCACCTGATGGGGATGCTCACCGTCCTCAAATCCCTCCCCCTCGCCTACAACAAGGATTTGCAGGAGGACAAAGAGCCCCTCTTCGACACTGTCCGCACTGTAGAGACGTGTCTGGAAATAATGACACTCTTTCTGACCGAAGGCTTCACCCTGGACACAGCCCGCTTGGCTCAGGCGGTGGAGGAAGACTACAGTAACGCCACTGACGCCGCTGACTACCTGGTCCGCAAGGGTCTGCCCTTCCGCGAAGCCTACTATATTGTCGGTGCCCTCGTCCGCAGTTCTCTCGCTAACGGGAAGTTGCTCAAGGATCTGTCTTTAAGGGAGTGGCAAACTTTTCACCCGCTATTTGAAGCCGATATTTACGAAGCCATCAGTCCCAAGCAAGTCGTCAGCGCCCGCAACAGCTACGGCGGAACTGGGTTTGCTCAGGTGCGCGAGGCATTGGCGCGGGCTCAGGCGCGGTTGGGATAG
- a CDS encoding 4-hydroxy-3-methylbut-2-enyl diphosphate reductase, giving the protein MSESTYNRKGFGLKAEVKPQLQSAYESELVPLIRAQGYRYERNGVTIRLAEAFGFCWGVDRAVSMAYETRKHFPDQRIWITNEIIHNPQVNRNLDEMGIHFLENKQNQKDFSRIEDGDVIILPAFGASVGEMDALKAKNCTIVDTTCPWVSRVWTRVAKYEKQDFTAIIHGKYNHEETVATASRSKCYLIVLNLEEAEWVADYILKGGDRAEFFRRFAKACSPNFDPDIHLERIGVANQTTMLKGETERIGKLFEQTMLQKYGPTALAEHFSSPGDTICDATQERQDAMLQLVTEPLDVMVVIGGFNSSNTTHLQEIALHHGLNSYHMDGPDRIDPANILTHKPLGQTELHTVTNWLPRPPLTVGVTAGASTPDRVVGQVIERIFAIAGDLLDS; this is encoded by the coding sequence ATGAGCGAATCCACGTACAACCGCAAAGGTTTTGGACTCAAGGCCGAAGTCAAACCTCAGTTGCAGTCTGCCTATGAGTCGGAACTCGTTCCTCTGATCCGGGCACAAGGCTATCGCTACGAGCGCAATGGCGTGACAATCCGGCTGGCGGAGGCGTTTGGGTTTTGCTGGGGGGTGGACCGGGCGGTCTCGATGGCCTATGAAACCCGTAAGCACTTCCCCGACCAACGGATTTGGATCACCAACGAGATCATTCACAACCCCCAAGTCAACCGCAACCTGGATGAAATGGGCATCCATTTTCTGGAAAATAAACAAAACCAGAAAGACTTCAGCCGCATTGAAGATGGGGATGTCATCATCTTGCCTGCTTTCGGAGCCAGTGTCGGCGAGATGGACGCGCTCAAGGCGAAGAACTGCACCATCGTAGATACGACCTGCCCCTGGGTTTCTCGAGTCTGGACTCGGGTCGCTAAATACGAGAAGCAGGATTTCACCGCCATCATCCACGGCAAGTATAACCACGAAGAGACTGTTGCCACAGCCTCCCGTTCCAAGTGCTATCTCATTGTCCTAAACCTGGAAGAAGCGGAATGGGTCGCAGACTATATCCTCAAGGGCGGGGACCGGGCTGAATTTTTCCGTCGCTTTGCCAAGGCTTGTTCGCCTAACTTTGACCCAGATATTCACCTGGAGCGTATCGGGGTCGCCAACCAGACCACTATGCTCAAAGGCGAGACCGAGCGCATCGGGAAGCTCTTTGAACAAACGATGCTCCAGAAATATGGCCCCACTGCGCTGGCTGAACATTTCTCTAGCCCCGGCGACACCATCTGCGACGCGACTCAGGAACGTCAGGACGCTATGCTCCAACTGGTCACGGAGCCCTTGGATGTGATGGTGGTCATCGGTGGCTTCAACTCCTCCAATACGACCCACCTCCAGGAAATTGCCCTGCACCATGGTCTTAACTCTTATCATATGGATGGCCCCGACCGCATTGACCCCGCCAACATCCTCACCCACAAGCCGCTGGGCCAAACGGAACTTCATACAGTCACGAACTGGCTACCTCGTCCCCCATTGACCGTGGGGGTAACGGCTGGAGCCTCCACCCCTGACCGGGTCGTGGGGCAGGTGATAGAACGGATCTTTGCGATTGCTGGCGACCTCCTGGATTCCTAA
- the nuoL gene encoding NADH-quinone oxidoreductase subunit L translates to MESVSQLTQWAWLIPLYGGMAALLSLPWSLGLLKGQKSAAFAGIAAMAVAFGHSLFALLASLGSPEPYRLSLSWLNAGDVHLDLTLLFTPLTLGMLTLVTGISFLVQIYSLSYMAAEGGLPRYYGLLNFFTAAMLGLVISDNLLITYACWELMGLCSYLLVGFWFHKASATQAARKAFLTTRVGDFLLLVGIVALYVTAGTLDFAALGIWAETAQLAPAFAAFLTLLLFAGPVGKSAQFPLHVWLPDAMEGPTPVSALIHAATMVAAGVFLVVKLEPVFALSPFTMGFIAWTGAVTALGSALIALVQNDIKRVLAYSTISQLGYMFMALGAGHPEAAVFHLFTHAFFKAMLFLGSGSVIHAMHEAEHQTHSHLDVQDMRYMGGLLGRMPITATTFGLGVLSIAGVFPLAGFWSKDSVLHALQEATEQSPQFSGVYLVALVTACLTAFYMSRQFFLTFTGKARTPEAASVHESPWLMTLPLAVLAVPSGIAGFLGNAWFVKEELSLSLLTLSTAVVALGFTASFLLYGVKIPTGGMSKVLAPIHTALENRLYLDALYERTVVAGTVQLGALFAWFDRTIVDGLVNAISTLTWAGAETLKYLENGKAQVYLLVVMASVLTLGLLSYTVQAGSLPGL, encoded by the coding sequence ATGGAAAGCGTGTCGCAATTGACTCAATGGGCCTGGTTGATCCCTCTGTACGGGGGAATGGCTGCTTTATTATCTCTGCCCTGGTCCTTGGGACTGCTGAAAGGGCAAAAATCCGCCGCCTTTGCCGGGATAGCCGCGATGGCTGTCGCCTTCGGTCACAGTCTTTTCGCTTTACTCGCCAGCCTGGGCAGTCCTGAGCCCTATCGTCTGAGCCTGTCCTGGCTCAATGCTGGGGATGTACATCTAGACCTGACGCTGCTGTTTACCCCTCTTACCCTTGGGATGCTCACGCTGGTGACGGGGATAAGTTTTTTGGTACAGATCTACTCCCTGAGTTACATGGCGGCAGAGGGTGGCTTGCCCCGCTACTACGGATTACTTAACTTCTTCACCGCAGCGATGCTGGGGCTGGTCATCAGCGACAACCTGCTCATCACCTATGCCTGCTGGGAATTGATGGGCCTGTGTAGCTATTTGCTGGTCGGCTTTTGGTTCCACAAAGCCAGTGCAACGCAGGCAGCCCGCAAAGCTTTCCTGACCACCCGTGTGGGAGACTTCCTGCTCTTGGTGGGCATTGTCGCGCTCTATGTCACGGCTGGGACGCTCGACTTCGCCGCTCTAGGCATATGGGCTGAGACCGCACAATTGGCTCCGGCTTTTGCTGCTTTCCTGACGCTGTTACTTTTTGCAGGTCCGGTAGGCAAATCGGCCCAATTCCCATTGCATGTCTGGTTGCCTGATGCCATGGAAGGCCCCACCCCGGTTTCGGCCTTGATTCACGCTGCCACCATGGTCGCAGCCGGCGTTTTTCTGGTAGTGAAGTTGGAGCCGGTCTTTGCCCTGTCGCCCTTTACGATGGGTTTTATCGCCTGGACGGGGGCAGTCACAGCTTTAGGTTCGGCCCTGATCGCCCTGGTTCAAAATGATATTAAGCGTGTCCTCGCTTACTCCACTATTTCCCAGTTGGGCTATATGTTTATGGCCTTGGGAGCGGGTCACCCAGAGGCAGCGGTATTTCATCTGTTCACCCATGCGTTTTTTAAGGCGATGCTCTTTTTGGGCTCAGGTTCGGTCATCCATGCGATGCACGAGGCGGAGCACCAGACCCACAGCCACCTGGATGTCCAGGACATGCGCTATATGGGCGGGCTGCTGGGCCGGATGCCCATTACAGCGACCACTTTTGGGCTGGGAGTCCTGAGCATTGCAGGCGTCTTCCCCTTGGCAGGTTTCTGGTCTAAAGATTCAGTCCTCCATGCGCTACAAGAGGCCACGGAGCAGTCGCCGCAGTTCTCTGGGGTCTATTTAGTCGCCTTAGTCACTGCCTGCCTGACCGCTTTTTATATGTCGCGCCAGTTCTTCTTGACCTTCACTGGCAAGGCTCGCACCCCAGAAGCAGCCTCGGTCCATGAATCTCCCTGGCTGATGACCCTGCCTCTGGCGGTCTTGGCTGTGCCCTCGGGGATAGCGGGTTTTCTGGGCAATGCATGGTTTGTCAAAGAGGAACTTTCCCTTTCCCTGCTCACCCTATCTACAGCAGTGGTAGCCCTGGGCTTCACGGCTTCTTTCCTGCTCTATGGGGTGAAAATTCCCACGGGTGGGATGTCAAAAGTCTTGGCTCCGATACATACCGCACTGGAAAATCGCCTCTACCTGGATGCCCTCTATGAGCGCACTGTGGTGGCGGGTACGGTTCAGTTAGGAGCCCTCTTTGCCTGGTTTGACCGTACCATCGTGGATGGGCTGGTCAACGCAATCAGTACCCTCACCTGGGCCGGGGCTGAAACCCTCAAGTATTTAGAAAACGGTAAGGCTCAAGTCTACCTGCTGGTGGTGATGGCCTCGGTCCTCACGCTGGGCCTGCTGAGCTATACCGTCCAAGCGGGCAGCCTGCCCGGTCTGTAA